The segment CGGTGGTCGCATATCTCCCTCCATAGTTTTTTATGGAGGATATTATATATTAGTTTATGTATGAATGCAACTTAGTATGAGTAGTTTCTCATCCGGAATCGCCATTCGATGTTCTGATTCTCTTTCATAACAATGGAGACGATCCAAATAATAGCTTGAAGTACTACAAGAAAGAATATATACAGCGACTGCCAAAAGGTCGAGTTACAAGGAGTAGATGAATAAATGGCTGAAATGCTGGTAGAAACGTTAAAAATGATCGAAAAATATAAGTCGCTGAGTCCCCACTATACCGAGTTGTTCGATATCTTGAGCGAGATACTTATTCTGCGGGAGGAATATCGCCAAAATATGAGGCAGATGACCTTCCCCCTGGATGAGAGGCTGATTGCCAAGAAACTTTCCGGAGGCCTGCCCCTCCTTGATTTTACCGTAGTTAACTTTGATTACCGGCCAGCCAGAGATTATTTCCTGCGTCTTTTGGAGATAGCGGAAAACCGCATGCCCGGTGAAACAACGGAATTTGCCCGGCAGATTAAGTCTGGGGAACTTGATTTCGCGGATGTGATCCGCAACTCTTTTGATCCCTCCTGCGAAGAGGAACTGGCCCCGGATGTTGATGATGATACCTTTGATCTCATTGAGCTATTTGTCGAGGAAAGTTTGCGGCCGGCCCTGGAGTATTTTGCCGGGCAATACGGCGACATCATCGCGAAATCGGAATGGGCGGAGGGATATTGCCCGATTTGCGGCAAGGAGCCGAAGATCGGCGAGCTGAAAGATAATGAAGAACAGCGCTTGCTTTTCTGCAATCAATGCGGCCTGGAATGGAATTACAGCCTGATCAAATGCCCTTTCTGCGGCAATGAGGAGCAAAAAAACCTGGCCTATTTCACCGTTGAAGGTGAAGAGAGATACCGCGTTGATGTGTGCAATGTGTGCAAAAGATACGTGAAAATGGTTGATTCCACCGATGTCGCAAAAAATGCCAATCTTGATGTCGAGGATATTGCCACCTTGCACCTGGATATGCTGGCAGCAGAAGAGGGTTATGAATGACCGGGACATGGAAGAGATTATTCCCCTGCTGGCCGAGGAGCTAAAAAAGTCGGAAATGCCGATTGTGTCCTATCTGGCCGAAGGACACAGCGACCCTTTTACCATTCTAATTTCTACCCTGATCAGCCTGAGGACCAAGGACGAGGTAACCGCCGAGTCAACGCGGCGCCTCTTCCGTCTGGCCAGCAACCCGGCGGAGATGCTGGCCCTTGCTCCGGAAACGATTGCCCAGGCCATTTATCCAGCCGGCTTTTATCGTAACAAGTCCAGGACGATCCTTGCTGTCTGCCGGGAACTGGTGGATCTTTATAATTCCCATGTTCCCGATACCATCGAGACGTTGCTTACCATGCCGGGTGTGGGCCGAAAGACGGCCAATCTCGTGGTAACCTTGGGCTTCGGCAAACCAGGCATTTGCGTAGATACCCATGTTCATCGGATTTCCAACAGGCTGGGATACGTCCGGACGAAAACCCCCGACGAAACAGAATTCGCTTTGAGGGGGAAGCTGCCGCACAGGTACTGGATCGCCTACAATACTTTACTGGTGGCCTTCGGCCGCCGGACCTGCCGGCCTGTTTCTCCCCTTTGCACGAACTGCCCGATCAGGGATTATTGCGATCGGGTGGATGTTCAAAAAAGCCGGTAGTAGATGTGGCAAGTTCGTCTTGCCAGGTATTTTATGCCACATCAAAGTTACACGTCAAAGTTATTGACAAAAAGTCGCAGGGTGGCTATGATGCAGTCACTTTTACTAACATCTTGGAACAGGAGGTAAGCGATGAGTGTGAGGTTGGCAATCAATGGATTCGGCAGGGTCGGGAGATATTTGGTCAGGGCCTGCCTTGGGTATGAGGATATCGAAGTAGTTGCTGTTAACACCAGGGCCAAGCCTGCTGTTCTGGCCCATCTGCTCAAATATGACTCCGTGCACGGCAAAATCCGGGCGGAGGTGTCGGCCGATGATGATGGAATTATTGTTAACGGTAAAAAAATAAAGGTACTGGGCGCCACCACAACTCCGGCCGATCTTCCCTGGCGCGATCTAGGCATAGATGTGCTGGTCGAGTCAACGGGGAAATTTACCAAGCGTGAAGATGTCGTGGGACATATCAGCGCCGGCGCCAGAAAGGTAATCCTGGCTGCTCCCGGCAAGGGCATGGATGGAACATTCGTGATGGGGGTCAATGAAGGCACCTATGACCCGGCCAAGCACAACATAGTCTCCAATGCTTCCTGTACAACCAATTGCCTGGCACCCGTTGCCAAGATTCTCAACGATAATTTCGGCATTGTGAAAGGATTGATGACGACGGTCCATTCCTACACCATGGATCAAAGGCTACTGGATGGTTCGCACAAGGATCTGAGACGGGGGCGGGCCGCGGCCATGTCCATTGTGCCCACCTCCACAGGCGCTGCGGCAGCCGTGGCGGAGGTGATTCCGGCCCTGAAAGGGAAACTGGACGGTCTTGCCCTACGCGTTCCCACGCCGAACGTTTCGCTGGTAGATCTGTCGGTTGAGCTTGGCAAGACGGTGACGGCCCAGGAAGTTAACGCCGCTTTCAAGGAAGCTGCGTCCGGAAGTTTAAAAGGCCTCCTGCAGTTTTGCGAAGAGGAGCTGGTTTCCATAGATTTTATGAGCAGTTCTTATTCTTCCATCGTGGATGCCGCTTTGACCAAAGTGATCGCCGGGAATTTCGTCAAGGTATTTTCCTGGTATGACAATGAAAGCGGTTATGCCTGCCGCATCCGGGATCTGGCCTTGTATATCGGTAAAAAGGGAGCTTAAGCGATGTTTCCGCCCCTTATCGTCGGCAACTGGAAGATGTACAAGACAATTACGGAGGGGATGGATTTTGTCGTCCGCCTCCGGGCCAGGATCAAAGAAACGGCGGGCAGGAAAGTAGTGATAGCGCCACCTTTTACCGCTCTCTATGCAATGGCGGGGGCGCTCAAGGAAACGGGGATTGGTCTGGCGGCCCAGAATGTCTGGGACCGCGAAGCAGGGGCATTTACCGGCGAAGTATCGCCGCGCATGCTTGTAGATGCTGGCTGTCAGTACGTCATTGTCGGTCATTCGGAACGTCGCGCCCTTTTCGGAGAGGGCGACGCCCTGATCAACAGGAAGCTTAAGGCGGTCATACAATCCGGCCTGCAGCCCATCTTGTGTATCGGCGAAACGCTGAGCGAGCGGGAGGCCGGTCAGACATTTGCCGTCGTGGACAGGCAGATTACGGAAGGGCTGAAAGACATAAGTGCTGCCGATGCAGCGCGGGTGGTGCTCGCTTATGAACCGGTATGGGCGATTGGAACGGGCCAGACAGCTTCACCGGAGCAGGCCGCCGCAGTGCATAAGCATATTCGTGGAGTGGCAGGCGGGGTGTACGGAGAGGAATTTTCCCGCCAGATGCCCGTCATTTATGGAGGCAGCGTCAATCCGGCCAACATCAAGGCCCTCATGGCACAGCGGGATATCAACGGCGTCCTGGTGGGGGGAGCAAGTCTGGACGTGGAATCCTTTGCTCAGATAGTGGAATTTTAATGAATTTTGGGAGGGTTAACAAGTGCATATTTTTATTACCTTACTGCATGTTATCGTTTGTATCATTCTGATTTTGGTCGTGCTTCTGCAGGCCGGCAAGGGGGCAAATATGGGCGCCGCCTTCGGGGGATCAAGTCAGACGGTTTTCGGCAGCAGCGGCGCCGGAACATTTTTGGGCAAGATGACCACCATTGTGGCTGCGGTATTCATGCTGACGTCGCTGACCCTGTCATATTTTTCCGTTTACAAGGGTTCATCCATTATGGACTCTGTTTCCCGTTCTGATACCAGGAAGGCCGCGCCGCAGACGACACAAAAACCGGCCACGCCTGTCGGCGCTGAAAAAACCCAGGGCCCAGCCCTACCCGGGATACCCCCGGCAGCTAAATAATTATTAAGGAAGCAGTCCTGTATCTTTGAAAATGCCGAAGTGGTGGAACATGGTAGACACGCTATCTTGAGGGGGTAGTGGCTTACGGCCATCCGGGTTCAAGTCCCGGCTTCGGCACCAAATTTTGATAAAGTAAGAGGGTTTGAATATCGAACGGCAACTGGGCTCTTTTGCCGCAAGCAAAGTATTGACGGAGGTAAAATAAATGAAAAAAATCACGTTGGTTGTGACGCTAATGCTGGCATTTATTTTGCTCCCGGTTAATCTTGCCCTCGCGAACAAGTCGGAAACTTCCATTAAGGGACCGGCCGAGGCTGCCAAAGGATCTGAGGTGACTCTCCAGATCACGTCCACCCATAATGCGAATACTGCTTCCCATTATACCGAGTGGTTGAGTGTGACAGCCGACAGGAAAGCGTTAAACCGGTGGGACTATACCAAAGAGAATCGCCCTGAGGGAGCGGTCTTCAGCAAAGAAATCAAGATCAAGGTCACAAAAGATACGGAAATCGTCGCCGAGTCGAGTTGCAATGTCCATGGCAGCAAAGGGCCGATAATACATAAAATAGTGGTGAAGTAAT is part of the Deltaproteobacteria bacterium genome and harbors:
- the tpiA gene encoding triose-phosphate isomerase, translating into MFPPLIVGNWKMYKTITEGMDFVVRLRARIKETAGRKVVIAPPFTALYAMAGALKETGIGLAAQNVWDREAGAFTGEVSPRMLVDAGCQYVIVGHSERRALFGEGDALINRKLKAVIQSGLQPILCIGETLSEREAGQTFAVVDRQITEGLKDISAADAARVVLAYEPVWAIGTGQTASPEQAAAVHKHIRGVAGGVYGEEFSRQMPVIYGGSVNPANIKALMAQRDINGVLVGGASLDVESFAQIVEF
- a CDS encoding desulfoferrodoxin family protein, with amino-acid sequence MKKITLVVTLMLAFILLPVNLALANKSETSIKGPAEAAKGSEVTLQITSTHNANTASHYTEWLSVTADRKALNRWDYTKENRPEGAVFSKEIKIKVTKDTEIVAESSCNVHGSKGPIIHKIVVK
- a CDS encoding formate dehydrogenase accessory protein FdhE, translated to MAEMLVETLKMIEKYKSLSPHYTELFDILSEILILREEYRQNMRQMTFPLDERLIAKKLSGGLPLLDFTVVNFDYRPARDYFLRLLEIAENRMPGETTEFARQIKSGELDFADVIRNSFDPSCEEELAPDVDDDTFDLIELFVEESLRPALEYFAGQYGDIIAKSEWAEGYCPICGKEPKIGELKDNEEQRLLFCNQCGLEWNYSLIKCPFCGNEEQKNLAYFTVEGEERYRVDVCNVCKRYVKMVDSTDVAKNANLDVEDIATLHLDMLAAEEGYE
- a CDS encoding endonuclease III; translation: MNDRDMEEIIPLLAEELKKSEMPIVSYLAEGHSDPFTILISTLISLRTKDEVTAESTRRLFRLASNPAEMLALAPETIAQAIYPAGFYRNKSRTILAVCRELVDLYNSHVPDTIETLLTMPGVGRKTANLVVTLGFGKPGICVDTHVHRISNRLGYVRTKTPDETEFALRGKLPHRYWIAYNTLLVAFGRRTCRPVSPLCTNCPIRDYCDRVDVQKSR
- the secG gene encoding preprotein translocase subunit SecG is translated as MHIFITLLHVIVCIILILVVLLQAGKGANMGAAFGGSSQTVFGSSGAGTFLGKMTTIVAAVFMLTSLTLSYFSVYKGSSIMDSVSRSDTRKAAPQTTQKPATPVGAEKTQGPALPGIPPAAK
- the gap gene encoding type I glyceraldehyde-3-phosphate dehydrogenase gives rise to the protein MSVRLAINGFGRVGRYLVRACLGYEDIEVVAVNTRAKPAVLAHLLKYDSVHGKIRAEVSADDDGIIVNGKKIKVLGATTTPADLPWRDLGIDVLVESTGKFTKREDVVGHISAGARKVILAAPGKGMDGTFVMGVNEGTYDPAKHNIVSNASCTTNCLAPVAKILNDNFGIVKGLMTTVHSYTMDQRLLDGSHKDLRRGRAAAMSIVPTSTGAAAAVAEVIPALKGKLDGLALRVPTPNVSLVDLSVELGKTVTAQEVNAAFKEAASGSLKGLLQFCEEELVSIDFMSSSYSSIVDAALTKVIAGNFVKVFSWYDNESGYACRIRDLALYIGKKGA